Proteins encoded in a region of the Microbacterium neungamense genome:
- a CDS encoding lipoyl protein ligase domain-containing protein, which produces MHGEYKVPGGKLVVVDLEVENGLIRDFRLAGDFFLEPDTALDDINTAVTGMPAEADVATIAAAVRRALPDGAQLLGFSPEAVGTAVRRALVTAPGWRDFDWEIVHEHAVSPRMNLALDEVLTARVGEGRRRPTLRIWEWNESAVVIGSFQSYRNEVDPEGAARHGFDVVRRISGGGAMLMAAGQIITYSLYVPASLVQGMTFADSYAYLDDWVLQALRSVGIEATYQPLNDIASPTGKIGGAAQKRLANGGVLHHATLSYDIDGQMMTEVLRIGREKLSDKGTVSAAKRVDPLRSQTGLPRAEIIERFKDTFRSLTGAEDGTITPDEYADAEALVASKFATEAWLHRVP; this is translated from the coding sequence GTGCACGGAGAGTACAAGGTCCCAGGCGGAAAGCTCGTCGTCGTCGACCTCGAGGTCGAGAACGGCCTGATCCGGGACTTCCGCCTCGCCGGGGATTTCTTCCTCGAGCCGGACACGGCCCTCGACGACATCAACACCGCGGTGACGGGGATGCCGGCCGAGGCCGATGTCGCCACGATCGCGGCCGCCGTCCGCCGGGCGCTCCCCGACGGCGCACAGCTGCTCGGCTTCTCCCCGGAGGCGGTCGGCACCGCGGTACGCCGCGCCCTCGTCACCGCCCCGGGCTGGCGCGACTTCGACTGGGAGATCGTGCACGAGCACGCCGTCTCGCCGCGGATGAACCTCGCCCTCGACGAGGTGCTCACCGCACGCGTCGGCGAGGGCCGGCGTCGCCCCACGCTGCGGATCTGGGAGTGGAACGAGTCCGCGGTCGTGATCGGCTCGTTCCAGTCCTACCGCAACGAGGTCGACCCCGAGGGCGCCGCCCGGCACGGCTTCGACGTGGTGCGCCGGATCTCCGGCGGCGGGGCGATGCTCATGGCGGCCGGGCAGATCATCACGTACTCGCTGTACGTGCCGGCATCCCTCGTGCAGGGCATGACCTTCGCCGACTCGTACGCGTACCTCGACGACTGGGTGCTGCAGGCGCTGCGCTCCGTCGGGATCGAGGCGACCTACCAGCCGCTGAACGACATCGCCAGCCCGACCGGCAAGATCGGCGGCGCTGCGCAGAAGCGCCTGGCCAACGGCGGCGTGCTGCACCACGCCACCCTGTCGTACGACATCGACGGTCAGATGATGACCGAGGTGCTGCGCATCGGCCGGGAGAAGCTCAGCGACAAGGGCACCGTCTCTGCCGCCAAGCGCGTCGACCCGCTGCGCAGCCAGACCGGTCTGCCGCGCGCAGAGATCATCGAGCGCTTCAAGGACACCTTCCGCTCCCTCACCGGCGCCGAGGACGGCACGATCACACCCGACGAGTACGCCGACGCCGAGGCGCTCGTCGCATCGAAGTTCGCGACCGAGGCATGGCTGCATCGCGTGCCGTGA
- a CDS encoding alpha/beta fold hydrolase, which translates to MTRTAEFTDAYGIAIVYDVHEAQEPARGVVQLLHGVGEHAGRYPKLIEALTGAGFHVYADDHRGHGRTGIRQHGGPERLGRLGKGGLRAAVDAVWRLTEIIRAEHPDLPLVLLGHSWGSFLAQKLLNRHPEAYDAVILSGSALLTPTDLNPLPLNARWKAPDATGFEWLSRDPEVWRAFADDPLTTDVPLLKLFGPVEAARLYGVPRRDLGRDIPVLLLVGRDDPVGGPRSVHRLAHAYRTRSGLTDVTTLVYPDARHELFNETNQEEVRADVLAWLDRRFPPRA; encoded by the coding sequence ATGACGCGCACAGCGGAGTTCACCGACGCGTACGGCATCGCGATCGTCTACGACGTGCACGAGGCGCAGGAGCCCGCCCGCGGCGTCGTGCAGCTGCTGCACGGTGTGGGCGAGCACGCCGGACGGTACCCGAAGCTCATCGAGGCGCTCACCGGCGCCGGATTCCACGTGTACGCCGACGACCACCGCGGACACGGCCGCACCGGCATCCGTCAGCACGGCGGGCCGGAACGGCTCGGCCGGCTCGGCAAGGGCGGACTGCGCGCCGCAGTCGATGCGGTGTGGCGGCTGACGGAGATCATCCGCGCCGAGCACCCCGACCTCCCGCTCGTGCTGCTCGGGCACTCCTGGGGGTCGTTCCTCGCGCAGAAGCTCCTCAACCGGCATCCGGAGGCCTACGACGCGGTCATCCTCTCCGGCTCCGCGCTGCTCACCCCGACCGACCTGAACCCGCTGCCGCTGAACGCGCGGTGGAAGGCGCCCGATGCCACCGGCTTCGAATGGCTCTCCCGCGATCCCGAGGTGTGGCGGGCCTTCGCAGATGACCCGCTCACGACCGACGTGCCCCTGTTGAAGCTCTTCGGCCCGGTCGAGGCGGCGCGGCTCTACGGCGTGCCGCGCCGCGACCTCGGCAGGGACATCCCGGTGCTGCTGCTCGTGGGCCGCGACGACCCGGTCGGCGGGCCCCGCAGCGTGCACCGGCTCGCGCACGCGTATCGCACGCGCTCAGGGCTCACGGATGTCACGACGCTCGTCTATCCGGATGCCCGGCACGAGCTGTTCAACGAGACGAACCAGGAGGAGGTCCGCGCGGACGTCCTCGCCTGGCTCGACCGCCGCTTCCCGCCTCGCGCCTAA
- a CDS encoding PRC-barrel domain-containing protein — translation MDTPQHELVSLADSDRTVAEEDDIRGRTVRDPDGEEIGKVEDLLVDTEENKVRFLVVASGGFLGLGEHRSYIPVDAVTGIRDDEVRIDQSRERLAGAPGYDPELINDREYNEGVFGYYGYTPFWAAGYVYPAYPYLP, via the coding sequence ATGGACACCCCGCAGCACGAACTGGTGAGCCTCGCGGACAGCGACCGCACGGTCGCCGAGGAGGACGACATCCGCGGCCGGACGGTGAGGGACCCCGACGGCGAGGAGATCGGGAAGGTGGAGGATCTGCTCGTCGACACCGAAGAGAACAAGGTGCGGTTCCTCGTGGTCGCCTCCGGCGGATTCCTCGGGCTCGGCGAGCACCGGTCGTACATCCCCGTCGACGCCGTCACCGGCATCCGCGACGACGAGGTGCGCATCGACCAGAGCCGGGAACGGCTCGCCGGGGCACCCGGCTACGACCCGGAGCTGATCAACGACCGCGAATACAACGAGGGCGTCTTCGGCTACTACGGGTACACCCCGTTCTGGGCGGCCGGATACGTGTACCCCGCGTACCCGTACCTGCCCTGA
- a CDS encoding MarR family winged helix-turn-helix transcriptional regulator produces MPSSPEALHDTAAELRFAVFRLARRLRCARAVDAMSDAQLAVLAALRMHGRHTLSALAERERVTAPTMTSMINGLAEQGYVVRIPDEDDRRRVHVEITERGIELVAETIRRRDELLAGMITDLGLDENEIAVLREASALIRRLAER; encoded by the coding sequence ATGCCGTCCTCGCCCGAAGCCCTCCACGACACCGCCGCCGAGCTGCGCTTCGCGGTGTTCCGCCTCGCCCGGCGCCTGCGCTGCGCCCGCGCCGTCGACGCGATGAGCGACGCACAGCTCGCCGTCCTCGCCGCGCTGCGGATGCACGGCCGCCACACGCTCTCCGCTCTCGCCGAGCGCGAACGGGTCACCGCACCCACGATGACCTCGATGATCAACGGCCTCGCCGAACAGGGGTACGTGGTCCGCATCCCGGACGAGGACGACCGCCGGCGCGTGCACGTCGAGATCACGGAGCGCGGCATCGAGCTCGTCGCCGAGACCATCCGCCGCCGCGACGAGCTGCTCGCCGGCATGATCACCGACCTCGGCCTGGACGAGAACGAGATCGCCGTGCTGCGCGAGGCCAGCGCTCTGATCCGGAGGCTGGCCGAGCGATGA
- a CDS encoding MFS transporter: protein MFRSFRSFNYRTWFLGAVVSNIGGWMQATAQDWVVLTELTDNDATAMGVTMALQFVPPLVLVSMTGWVADRFDRRRVLLCTQTVLMLLALAVAVLLPTGVMTLPLMFCFAAAFGVANAFDAPARQAFVSDMVSIEDTSNAVALNSASFNMARLIGPAAGGLLIVAIGSGWVFVANAVTFLAMIVALLLIRRSELIPRAKHRRAGGLAEGFRYVRGRSDLVVVFVMVFLIGAFGMNFPIYASTMALEFGREADGYGLLSSVLAIGSLTGALLAARRDRARVRVLVLAAGGFGVASLVSAAMPTYGTYAAVLVLVGFSTVTMLTTANGYVQTTTDAALRGRVLALYMAVIMGSTPIGAPIAGWVVDTFSARAAITVGGVAGILAFGIGIGWMLWSGRLHRRDDARFRLTLDETRPLSVIRAMDPASFDDRTAATTPIRVERED from the coding sequence ATGTTCCGATCCTTCCGGTCGTTCAACTACCGCACCTGGTTCCTCGGCGCCGTGGTGTCGAACATCGGCGGATGGATGCAGGCCACCGCCCAGGACTGGGTCGTCCTGACCGAGCTGACCGACAACGACGCCACCGCGATGGGCGTCACGATGGCCCTGCAGTTCGTGCCCCCGCTCGTCCTGGTGAGCATGACCGGCTGGGTGGCCGACCGCTTCGACCGCCGCCGCGTGCTGCTGTGCACGCAGACCGTGCTGATGCTGCTGGCGCTCGCCGTCGCGGTGCTGCTGCCCACCGGCGTGATGACCCTGCCGCTGATGTTCTGCTTCGCCGCGGCGTTCGGCGTCGCGAACGCCTTCGACGCTCCGGCCCGCCAGGCCTTCGTGTCCGACATGGTGAGCATCGAGGACACCTCGAACGCGGTCGCGCTGAACTCCGCCTCGTTCAACATGGCCCGCCTGATCGGACCCGCCGCGGGCGGCCTCCTCATCGTCGCGATCGGCTCGGGTTGGGTGTTCGTCGCGAACGCGGTGACCTTCCTCGCGATGATCGTCGCGCTGCTGCTGATCCGGCGGAGCGAGCTCATCCCGCGCGCGAAGCACCGCCGCGCCGGCGGGCTCGCGGAGGGCTTCCGCTACGTGCGCGGACGCAGCGACCTCGTCGTCGTGTTCGTGATGGTGTTCCTGATCGGCGCGTTCGGCATGAACTTCCCCATCTACGCGTCGACCATGGCCCTCGAGTTCGGCCGCGAGGCCGACGGCTACGGCCTGCTCAGCTCGGTGCTCGCCATCGGCTCGCTCACCGGCGCGCTGCTGGCCGCGCGCCGCGACCGCGCCCGCGTGCGGGTGCTCGTCCTCGCCGCCGGCGGCTTCGGCGTGGCATCCCTCGTCTCCGCCGCCATGCCCACCTACGGCACGTACGCGGCGGTGCTCGTGCTCGTCGGCTTCTCCACCGTGACCATGCTCACCACCGCGAACGGGTACGTGCAGACGACGACGGATGCCGCGCTGCGCGGCCGCGTGCTGGCGCTGTACATGGCGGTCATCATGGGGTCCACGCCGATCGGCGCGCCGATCGCGGGATGGGTGGTGGACACGTTCTCCGCGCGGGCCGCGATCACGGTCGGCGGGGTCGCCGGCATCCTCGCGTTCGGGATCGGCATCGGCTGGATGCTGTGGTCGGGACGGCTGCATCGCCGCGACGACGCCCGCTTCCGGCTCACGCTGGACGAGACGCGGCCGCTGTCGGTGATCCGGGCGATGGATCCGGCATCCTTCGACGACCGCACGGCGGCGACCACCCCGATCCGGGTGGAGCGCGAGGACTGA
- the rocD gene encoding ornithine--oxo-acid transaminase: MSTPETAVTTAPARIAHHRRYLMCRPEHFTVSYTINPWMEPARPTDTAKAVAQWQKLYDLYLELGHEVELIEPLADYPDMVYTANGGFVIDGRAYVPKFRFVERAGEAPAFAEWFRSHGFETIEPEEVNEGEGDFLLAGDVILAGTGFRSTGDSHREVGEVFGREVVSLNLVDPRFYHLDTALAVLDPVEGVENGGPERANIAYLPGAFDEASRAILEERFPDAILVSDEDGAVFGLNSASDGYNVIISPRAKGFERQLRERGYNPITVDLSELLLGGGGIKCCTLELRGAQRSESTEGAKVSAVTEEATHASTGSAAEPHVAENYHPLPVTIARAEGAWVTDVEGRRYLDLLAAYSAVNFGHRHPAIVAALTEQLGRVALVSRAFRSDRLEPFAAALAGLCGKEMVLPMNTGAEAVETGIKVARAWGYRVKGITEGRARIVVAEGNFHGRTTTIVSFSDDEQARVDFGPYTPGFDLVPYGDADAIAAAITDETAAVLIEPIQGEGGVIIPPDGYLRRIREICDERNVLFIADEIQSGLGRVGETFACDREGVVPDLYLLGKALGGGILPVSAVVGNRDVLGVIRPGEHGSTFGGNPLAAAVGLRVVEMLESGEFQERARALGEHLAGRLETLVGEGVTAVRIAGLWAGVDIDPARGSGREVAEKLLERGVLVKDTHGQTIRIAPPLVIRATELDWGVEQLRVVLGG, encoded by the coding sequence ATGTCGACGCCTGAGACCGCCGTGACGACCGCGCCCGCGCGGATCGCGCACCACCGCCGCTATCTGATGTGCCGCCCGGAGCACTTCACGGTGAGCTACACGATCAACCCGTGGATGGAGCCGGCCAGGCCCACCGACACCGCCAAGGCCGTGGCGCAGTGGCAGAAGCTGTACGACCTGTACCTCGAGCTGGGCCACGAGGTCGAGCTCATCGAACCGCTGGCCGACTACCCCGACATGGTCTACACCGCCAACGGCGGGTTCGTCATCGACGGTCGCGCCTACGTGCCGAAGTTCCGCTTCGTCGAGCGCGCGGGCGAGGCCCCGGCCTTCGCCGAGTGGTTCCGCAGCCACGGCTTCGAGACGATCGAGCCGGAGGAGGTCAACGAGGGCGAAGGCGACTTCCTGCTCGCCGGCGACGTCATCCTGGCCGGCACCGGCTTCCGCTCCACCGGCGACAGCCACCGCGAGGTGGGGGAGGTCTTCGGCCGTGAGGTGGTCTCGCTGAACCTCGTCGACCCGCGCTTCTACCACCTGGACACCGCGCTCGCCGTGCTCGACCCGGTCGAGGGCGTGGAGAACGGCGGGCCGGAGCGGGCGAACATCGCCTACCTCCCCGGCGCGTTCGACGAGGCCAGCCGCGCGATCCTCGAGGAGCGGTTCCCGGACGCGATCCTCGTCTCCGACGAGGACGGCGCCGTGTTCGGCCTGAACTCCGCCAGCGACGGCTACAACGTGATCATCTCGCCGCGCGCCAAGGGATTCGAGCGGCAGCTGCGCGAGCGCGGCTACAACCCGATCACCGTCGACCTGTCCGAGCTGCTGCTCGGCGGCGGCGGCATCAAGTGCTGCACGCTCGAACTGCGCGGCGCCCAGCGGAGCGAGTCGACGGAGGGTGCGAAAGTGAGCGCCGTGACCGAGGAGGCCACGCACGCGTCGACGGGCTCGGCCGCCGAGCCGCACGTCGCGGAGAACTACCACCCGCTCCCGGTGACGATCGCCCGCGCCGAAGGCGCCTGGGTGACCGACGTGGAGGGGCGCCGCTACCTCGACCTGCTCGCCGCGTACTCCGCGGTGAACTTCGGCCACCGGCATCCGGCGATCGTCGCCGCGCTCACCGAGCAGCTGGGTCGCGTGGCGCTCGTCAGCCGCGCCTTCCGCAGCGACCGCCTGGAGCCGTTCGCAGCGGCCCTGGCCGGGCTGTGCGGCAAGGAGATGGTGCTGCCGATGAACACCGGCGCGGAGGCCGTGGAGACCGGCATCAAGGTCGCCCGCGCCTGGGGGTACCGCGTGAAGGGCATCACCGAGGGCCGGGCGCGCATAGTCGTCGCCGAGGGCAACTTCCACGGCCGCACCACCACGATCGTCAGCTTCAGCGACGACGAGCAGGCGCGCGTCGACTTCGGCCCGTACACGCCGGGCTTCGACCTGGTGCCGTATGGCGACGCGGATGCCATCGCCGCCGCGATCACGGACGAGACCGCCGCCGTGCTGATCGAGCCGATCCAGGGCGAGGGCGGCGTGATCATCCCGCCGGACGGGTACCTGCGCCGCATCCGGGAGATCTGCGACGAGCGGAACGTGCTGTTCATCGCGGACGAGATCCAGTCCGGGCTGGGCCGGGTCGGGGAGACCTTCGCGTGCGACCGGGAGGGCGTCGTGCCCGACCTGTACCTGCTCGGCAAGGCGCTCGGCGGCGGCATCCTGCCGGTGTCGGCCGTGGTCGGCAACCGCGACGTCCTCGGCGTGATCCGCCCGGGCGAGCACGGCTCGACCTTCGGCGGCAACCCGCTGGCCGCGGCCGTCGGGCTGCGCGTGGTGGAGATGCTGGAGAGCGGCGAGTTCCAGGAGCGCGCCCGCGCCCTCGGCGAGCACCTCGCCGGCCGGCTGGAGACCCTCGTCGGCGAGGGCGTCACGGCGGTGCGGATCGCCGGGCTGTGGGCGGGCGTCGACATCGACCCGGCGCGCGGATCCGGGCGGGAGGTCGCGGAGAAGCTCCTGGAGCGCGGCGTGCTCGTGAAGGACACGCACGGTCAGACCATCCGCATCGCCCCGCCGCTGGTCATCCGCGCCACCGAGCTGGACTGGGGTGTGGAGCAGCTGCGGGTGGTGCTGGGGGGCTGA
- a CDS encoding bifunctional proline dehydrogenase/L-glutamate gamma-semialdehyde dehydrogenase, with amino-acid sequence MAEESSSGPGQRLADAAVELARRWVQETAVTPADPAAARLTEVLRDPHGLQFMIGFVDGVMRPESLTAAAANLQRVAPLAPGFLPWYLRGVVRLGGAVAPVIPAPTVPIARRVLREMVGHLIVDARPDKLGPALQRVRESAAGGTGVRLNLNLLGEAVLGEAEARRRLDGIHELIRREDVDHVSVKVSAIMSRISLWAFDEVVDATVERLLPLYLTAASQGPTFLNLDMEEYKDLDLTIAVFTRILEDPRLKHLSAGIAIQAYLPDALPALRELTAWARDRVEHGGAPIKVRLVKGANLPMEKVDAVMHGWPQAPYQSKLDTDANYLRCLDEALQPRNTAAVRVGVAGHNLFDIAYAWLLAGERGVREAVEFEMLLGMAQAQVAAVSREVGGVLLYVPVVRPDEFDVAISYLVRRLEENASPSNFLSAAFHLADDPSLFERERLRFLDSVARSADDTLRIGPRRTQDRTAPVHEAVRPVAPAPASDVDLTRAVLGISRGSDAGGDPFLETAVYSRQEAAAAARAEGAPGFANTPDSDPSLAANREWARGILARIADADAGGAALGASALREARIEDPDMLDRAVQRVRDASVGWGSRPAAERAEILQRAAAALEARRGELIEVAAVETGKVFAEADIEVSEAVDFAKYYAATARELDGVTGAVFVPARVTVVAPPWNFPLAIPAGGVLAALAAGSGVVLKPAPQARRCAAVIAETLWQAGIPRDVLALVDIDEGDLGRQLIAHPDVERVILTGSWDTAALFRSWRPDLPLLAETSGKNAMIIAPTADLDLAVADLVRSAFGHAGQKCSAASLAILVGPVGRSKRFRRQLVDATRSLHVAWPSDPRAEVGPVIERPQGKLAWALTELEGDEQWLVKPRPVPGDESGRLWTPGIRVGVQPGSRMHLEEFFGPVLGIMHAPTLARAIDLQNAVPFGLTAGLCTQDPDDLALWLDRAQAGNLYVNRGITGAIVQRQPFGGWKRSSVGPGAKVGGANYLIRLGSWRSRPRGKSSSTLHLRGLDSRISALIESAQPSLDFDAFEWLRQSALSDAVVWDREFGQVRDVSRLGVERNLFRYRPVPVALRATADAPLQEVLRVVIAGIRSGARFLLSVPKGLPAAVRRELGGLDVLVAVESDAEWIDRMARRHETPAEPASATPPETDAEADVAPAALAAIARVRLIGGREAVAALHRDLARAVNGDPGLAVYDDEVTSAGRLELLPFVHEQSVTITAHRFGNPDDWSSGVI; translated from the coding sequence ATGGCAGAGGAGTCGTCGTCCGGACCGGGGCAGCGTCTCGCCGACGCCGCGGTCGAACTGGCCCGCCGCTGGGTGCAGGAGACGGCCGTGACACCGGCCGATCCCGCCGCCGCACGGCTGACCGAGGTGCTCCGCGACCCGCACGGCCTGCAGTTCATGATCGGCTTCGTCGACGGCGTGATGCGGCCGGAGAGCCTGACCGCCGCCGCCGCGAACCTGCAGCGCGTCGCCCCGCTCGCCCCCGGCTTCCTGCCCTGGTACCTCCGCGGGGTGGTGCGGCTCGGCGGCGCCGTCGCACCGGTCATCCCGGCGCCCACCGTGCCGATCGCCCGGCGCGTGCTGCGCGAGATGGTCGGCCACCTCATCGTGGACGCCCGGCCGGACAAGCTCGGGCCCGCCCTGCAGCGGGTCCGCGAGAGCGCGGCCGGCGGCACCGGCGTCCGCCTCAACCTGAACCTCCTCGGCGAGGCGGTGCTGGGGGAGGCCGAGGCGCGCCGCCGCCTGGACGGCATCCACGAGCTGATCCGCCGCGAGGACGTCGATCACGTGTCGGTGAAGGTGTCGGCGATCATGAGCCGCATCTCACTGTGGGCCTTCGACGAGGTCGTGGACGCCACCGTGGAGCGGCTGCTGCCGCTGTACCTCACCGCCGCGAGCCAGGGACCCACCTTCCTCAACCTCGACATGGAGGAGTACAAGGACCTCGACCTCACCATCGCGGTCTTCACCCGCATCCTCGAGGACCCGCGGCTGAAGCACCTGTCCGCGGGCATCGCCATCCAGGCCTACCTGCCCGACGCGCTGCCCGCGCTGCGCGAGCTCACGGCGTGGGCACGCGACCGGGTCGAGCACGGCGGCGCGCCGATCAAGGTGCGCCTGGTGAAGGGCGCGAACCTCCCCATGGAGAAGGTGGACGCCGTGATGCACGGCTGGCCGCAGGCGCCGTACCAGAGCAAGCTCGACACCGACGCGAACTACCTGCGCTGCTTGGACGAGGCGCTCCAGCCCCGCAACACCGCCGCCGTGCGCGTCGGCGTGGCCGGGCACAACCTGTTCGACATCGCCTACGCCTGGCTGCTCGCGGGGGAGCGCGGCGTGCGCGAGGCGGTGGAGTTCGAGATGCTGCTCGGCATGGCGCAGGCGCAGGTCGCTGCCGTGTCGCGCGAGGTCGGCGGGGTGCTGCTGTACGTGCCGGTGGTGCGTCCGGACGAGTTCGACGTCGCGATCAGCTACCTGGTCCGCCGCCTGGAGGAGAACGCCTCCCCGTCGAACTTCCTCTCGGCCGCCTTCCACCTCGCCGACGACCCGTCGCTGTTCGAACGGGAGCGGCTGCGCTTCCTTGACTCCGTCGCCCGTTCCGCTGACGACACCCTGCGGATCGGCCCTCGGCGCACCCAGGACCGCACCGCGCCGGTGCATGAGGCGGTGCGCCCGGTCGCGCCGGCACCGGCATCCGACGTCGATCTCACCCGCGCGGTGCTCGGCATCTCGCGCGGATCGGATGCCGGCGGGGACCCCTTCCTGGAGACCGCGGTCTACTCCCGGCAGGAGGCCGCCGCGGCCGCCCGCGCCGAGGGCGCGCCCGGCTTCGCGAACACGCCGGACAGCGATCCCTCGCTCGCCGCGAACCGCGAGTGGGCGCGGGGCATCCTCGCCCGCATCGCGGATGCCGATGCAGGAGGCGCCGCGCTCGGTGCATCCGCCCTGCGCGAGGCCCGCATCGAGGACCCGGACATGCTCGACCGCGCCGTGCAGCGGGTGCGCGACGCGAGCGTCGGGTGGGGCTCCCGCCCGGCGGCGGAGCGGGCCGAGATCCTGCAGCGCGCGGCCGCCGCGCTCGAAGCCCGCCGCGGGGAGCTGATCGAGGTCGCCGCGGTCGAGACCGGGAAGGTGTTCGCCGAAGCCGACATCGAGGTCAGCGAGGCGGTCGACTTCGCGAAGTACTACGCGGCGACGGCCCGCGAACTGGACGGCGTGACCGGCGCGGTGTTCGTGCCGGCCCGGGTGACCGTGGTGGCCCCGCCGTGGAACTTCCCGCTGGCGATCCCGGCCGGGGGTGTGCTCGCCGCGCTCGCCGCCGGCTCGGGCGTGGTGCTCAAGCCGGCGCCGCAGGCGCGGCGCTGCGCGGCGGTGATCGCGGAGACCCTGTGGCAGGCCGGCATCCCGCGGGACGTGCTCGCCCTGGTCGACATCGACGAGGGCGACCTCGGCCGGCAGCTGATCGCGCACCCGGACGTGGAGCGGGTGATCCTGACCGGATCGTGGGACACCGCGGCGCTGTTCCGCTCCTGGCGTCCGGACCTGCCGCTGCTGGCGGAGACCAGCGGCAAGAACGCCATGATCATCGCGCCCACAGCCGACCTCGACCTCGCCGTGGCCGATCTGGTGCGCAGCGCCTTCGGGCATGCCGGGCAGAAGTGCTCGGCGGCGTCGCTGGCGATCCTGGTCGGGCCGGTCGGCCGGTCCAAGCGCTTCCGCCGTCAGCTCGTCGACGCCACCCGGTCGCTGCACGTGGCCTGGCCGTCCGACCCGCGCGCCGAGGTCGGGCCGGTCATCGAACGGCCGCAGGGCAAGCTCGCCTGGGCGCTCACCGAACTGGAGGGCGACGAGCAGTGGCTGGTGAAGCCGCGGCCGGTGCCCGGCGACGAGAGCGGGCGGCTGTGGACCCCCGGCATCCGCGTCGGCGTGCAGCCCGGCTCGCGCATGCACCTCGAGGAGTTCTTCGGGCCGGTGCTCGGCATCATGCACGCGCCCACCCTGGCCCGGGCGATCGACCTGCAGAACGCCGTGCCGTTCGGGCTCACCGCCGGGCTGTGCACCCAGGACCCCGACGACCTGGCGTTGTGGCTGGATCGGGCGCAGGCGGGCAACCTGTACGTCAACCGCGGCATCACCGGGGCCATCGTGCAGCGGCAGCCGTTCGGCGGGTGGAAGCGGTCCTCGGTGGGGCCGGGGGCCAAGGTCGGCGGAGCGAACTACCTGATCCGGTTGGGCTCGTGGCGTTCGCGTCCGCGCGGCAAGTCCTCCAGCACCCTGCACCTGCGCGGTCTGGACAGCCGCATCTCCGCGCTCATCGAGTCCGCCCAGCCCTCGCTCGACTTCGACGCCTTCGAGTGGCTGCGGCAGTCCGCGCTGTCGGATGCCGTGGTGTGGGACCGCGAATTCGGCCAGGTGCGCGACGTGTCCCGCCTGGGCGTCGAGCGGAACCTGTTCCGCTACCGGCCGGTGCCGGTGGCGCTGAGGGCCACCGCGGACGCTCCGCTGCAGGAGGTGCTGCGGGTGGTGATCGCCGGCATCCGCTCGGGCGCCCGCTTCCTGCTGTCGGTGCCGAAGGGACTCCCCGCCGCCGTCCGCCGCGAGCTCGGCGGCCTCGACGTGCTCGTGGCCGTGGAGTCCGACGCGGAGTGGATCGACCGGATGGCGCGCCGGCACGAGACCCCGGCTGAGCCCGCATCCGCCACCCCGCCCGAGACCGACGCCGAGGCGGATGTCGCGCCGGCCGCGCTCGCCGCGATCGCGCGCGTGCGGCTCATCGGCGGCCGGGAGGCGGTCGCCGCCCTGCACCGCGACCTCGCCCGGGCCGTGAACGGCGACCCCGGCCTCGCCGTGTACGACGACGAGGTCACCTCGGCCGGACGCCTGGAGCTGCTGCCCTTCGTGCACGAACAGTCGGTGACCATCACCGCGCACCGGTTCGGCAACCCGGACGACTGGAGCAGCGGCGTCATCTGA
- a CDS encoding acyl-CoA thioesterase — translation MNVIWRTLLVIWQARRRARRGDTVEVTDVGRIRLTTLPTDLDILRHMNNGRYLSLFDLGRWDLLIRSGLFDAMRRRGWYAVVSSETVTFRKSLELWQRFDIETRFTGHDDKALFMEHRAVVDGEVYARVIVRARMLRRSGGTVSHEELFAAVGHPEGVPGVEDWVHAWAEASALPSTKAPAPSVWA, via the coding sequence GTGAACGTGATCTGGCGCACCCTCCTCGTGATCTGGCAGGCCCGCCGTCGTGCCCGCCGCGGCGACACCGTCGAGGTGACCGACGTGGGCCGCATCCGCCTGACGACGCTGCCCACCGACCTCGACATCCTCCGCCACATGAACAACGGCCGGTACCTGTCGCTGTTCGACCTCGGCCGCTGGGACCTGCTCATCCGCAGCGGCCTCTTCGACGCCATGCGCCGGCGCGGCTGGTACGCCGTGGTCTCCAGCGAGACCGTCACCTTCCGCAAGTCGCTCGAGCTGTGGCAGCGCTTCGACATCGAGACCCGGTTCACCGGTCACGACGACAAGGCGCTGTTCATGGAGCACCGGGCGGTGGTGGACGGCGAGGTGTACGCCCGCGTGATCGTGCGGGCACGGATGCTGCGCCGCAGCGGCGGCACGGTGTCGCACGAGGAGCTGTTCGCCGCGGTCGGCCACCCCGAAGGCGTGCCCGGCGTCGAGGACTGGGTGCACGCCTGGGCGGAGGCGTCCGCGCTGCCGTCCACGAAGGCGCCCGCACCGAGCGTCTGGGCGTGA